One Ignavibacteriales bacterium DNA segment encodes these proteins:
- a CDS encoding TlpA family protein disulfide reductase: MDKKLLFTLLFMLLSSYSFSQSGVSVGDKAPDPTIDEWVKGTPVTSFEEGKVYVVEFWGTWCGPCIENIPHLSNLQKEYSADGLTIIGVATHEFDGREALDKFMKERGNEMEYTVAYDGDLSMEIKWDTGVKNEEQFRLPLSFIIDRDGYVVFVGHPSDEKFDSALEEILGK, encoded by the coding sequence ATGGACAAAAAGCTACTATTTACACTTCTTTTTATGTTATTATCATCTTACAGCTTCTCCCAATCGGGTGTAAGTGTTGGAGATAAAGCTCCGGATCCAACCATTGATGAATGGGTCAAGGGTACTCCGGTGACTTCATTTGAGGAAGGAAAAGTTTATGTTGTCGAATTTTGGGGAACATGGTGTGGTCCATGTATTGAGAATATTCCGCACCTTAGTAATCTGCAGAAAGAGTATTCAGCAGATGGGTTGACCATTATTGGAGTTGCCACACATGAATTTGACGGACGAGAAGCGCTGGATAAATTTATGAAAGAAAGAGGAAATGAAATGGAGTATACAGTAGCGTATGACGGGGACCTTTCCATGGAGATAAAGTGGGATACGGGAGTTAAAAATGAAGAGCAGTTCAGGCTTCCTCTTTCATTTATTATTGACAGGGACGGGTATGTTGTTTTTGTAGGTCATCCCTCAGACGAGAAATTCGATAGTGCTCTGGAAGAGATTTTAGGTAAATGA
- a CDS encoding sodium:proton antiporter: MKILEGIPAFIFIASIILSFYIGENVPPTWVVEQVTLDIQKDKEGKEYFIYKEKPKYLKSTKNIKESPLSPDSLTAAINAGRDPSVEEDFVYQVPPEVSPEDLSQRTYYQLIAEKHFGFWSLLPAFVAILLCWQTREPISALFAGVVSGALILRQYDITEKVLIPNLSTESAAGILILYLWLLGGLLGIWSRTGASKAFAEMMTKHFVKGPRSAKVISWLLGVVFFQGGTVSTVLVGTTVKPIADKQRVSHEELSYIVDSTASPVASLLAFNAWPGYVQAFIFVAGVPFLLTEGDRIAFFFKSIPFCFYAILAIAGTFFLSIEKPMFLGKKMREAINRARTTGELDAPDSHPLSAKELHMEKIPAGYKPNVLEFFIPLALIIIIAIGTFISSGSPQIRLAFGVALLVAIFTALIRGMRITDAMTGVVDGLKGVVGGSVILMLAIVIGAISRETGGGTYLVELLGSSLPFWVLPVLLQLITMTVSFSTGTSWGTYAVAFPLAMPLAWAVANAQGVTHPELYMMICFAAVMDGSVYGDQCSPISDTTVLSSMCTGADLMDHVKTQIPQATFAAGIAAVLWTAVTILFV, encoded by the coding sequence ATGAAGATACTCGAAGGCATCCCGGCATTTATATTTATAGCTAGCATCATACTTTCTTTCTACATTGGTGAAAATGTTCCGCCTACGTGGGTCGTGGAGCAGGTTACTCTCGATATTCAAAAAGATAAGGAAGGAAAAGAGTATTTTATCTATAAAGAAAAGCCAAAGTATCTTAAATCCACAAAAAATATTAAGGAGTCACCGCTCAGCCCGGACTCTCTCACAGCAGCAATAAATGCAGGAAGGGATCCATCCGTGGAAGAAGATTTTGTGTATCAGGTCCCTCCTGAGGTGAGTCCCGAGGATCTTTCCCAGAGAACCTATTACCAGCTCATTGCAGAAAAACATTTCGGCTTTTGGTCGCTACTTCCGGCTTTTGTTGCTATTCTATTGTGTTGGCAAACTAGAGAGCCTATTAGCGCGCTTTTTGCTGGAGTTGTTTCCGGAGCTTTGATCTTACGGCAATATGATATCACCGAAAAAGTTTTGATCCCAAATTTGAGCACCGAATCAGCGGCTGGAATTTTGATATTGTATCTATGGCTTCTTGGAGGTTTACTAGGGATATGGTCACGCACAGGAGCCTCCAAGGCCTTTGCGGAGATGATGACGAAGCATTTTGTGAAAGGACCGCGGTCCGCTAAAGTGATATCATGGCTCCTTGGGGTAGTATTTTTCCAGGGAGGAACCGTGAGCACTGTCCTTGTAGGTACCACAGTGAAACCGATAGCCGACAAGCAACGTGTCAGCCATGAAGAGCTGTCCTATATAGTGGACTCCACAGCTTCTCCTGTTGCATCCCTCCTTGCCTTTAATGCGTGGCCCGGATACGTGCAAGCTTTTATTTTCGTTGCGGGAGTTCCATTCCTTTTAACGGAAGGAGATCGTATTGCTTTCTTCTTTAAATCTATCCCATTTTGCTTTTACGCCATACTTGCGATTGCCGGTACATTTTTCCTCAGTATAGAAAAACCGATGTTCCTTGGAAAAAAAATGAGAGAGGCTATTAACCGCGCGAGAACTACCGGTGAACTTGATGCACCTGATTCTCATCCGTTGAGTGCAAAAGAGCTCCACATGGAAAAAATCCCTGCAGGATATAAACCCAACGTGCTGGAATTTTTTATTCCGCTGGCGCTGATAATAATTATTGCGATAGGAACTTTTATTTCATCAGGTTCTCCTCAGATCAGATTGGCGTTTGGTGTTGCTTTGCTTGTTGCAATATTCACTGCGCTTATAAGGGGAATGCGGATCACTGATGCTATGACAGGAGTTGTCGACGGGTTAAAGGGAGTTGTGGGGGGCTCGGTCATATTAATGCTGGCAATTGTGATCGGTGCGATAAGTAGGGAGACGGGAGGCGGTACATACCTGGTTGAACTGCTCGGGTCTTCACTCCCATTCTGGGTACTGCCGGTATTATTACAGTTGATCACGATGACCGTTTCATTTAGTACGGGGACGAGCTGGGGAACATATGCTGTTGCATTTCCTCTGGCAATGCCTCTCGCGTGGGCAGTTGCAAACGCACAGGGAGTCACTCATCCCGAACTGTATATGATGATATGTTTCGCGGCTGTAATGGACGGAAGTGTTTACGGGGATCAATGCTCGCCGATTTCTGATACAACCGTGTTAAGCTCGATGTGTACCGGAGCAGATCTGATGGACCATGTAAAAACACAGATACCGCAGGCCACATTCGCAGCCGGAATAGCCGCAGTACTATGGACGGCTGTTACAATTTTATTTGTATAA
- a CDS encoding class I SAM-dependent methyltransferase: MIEEANICPLCNSSSISEFSHANNKLYYRCDICCLIFLDKFFFLSPEDEKQRYSLHNNDITDEKYITHIKTLTDSLLPYLKPEDNGLDYGSGEANPVAHILGRIGYLVKNYDPFFHRDERLLKKKYDFVTCIETVEHFYNPAKEFEQLSLMLNKPGILGIMTNIYSGGIDFDEWWYIRDETHVCFYSKETFELIAKVNNWNIIYPSTNVVLFKSLSSS, from the coding sequence TTGATTGAAGAGGCAAATATCTGCCCACTTTGTAATTCTAGTTCCATTTCCGAATTTTCACATGCCAACAATAAACTTTATTACCGTTGTGATATATGCTGTCTTATTTTTCTGGATAAGTTTTTCTTTCTTTCGCCAGAAGATGAAAAACAGCGTTATAGCCTTCACAATAATGACATTACCGATGAAAAATATATTACTCATATCAAAACATTGACGGACTCGTTATTACCATATTTAAAACCGGAAGATAACGGGCTTGATTATGGGAGCGGGGAAGCGAATCCGGTTGCACATATTCTTGGCAGGATTGGATACCTAGTAAAAAACTATGATCCATTCTTTCATAGAGATGAGCGCTTATTGAAAAAAAAGTATGACTTCGTTACGTGCATTGAGACTGTTGAACATTTTTACAATCCCGCAAAAGAATTTGAACAACTTTCATTGATGCTCAATAAACCGGGTATTCTTGGTATTATGACCAATATTTATTCAGGCGGGATCGACTTTGATGAGTGGTGGTACATACGCGATGAAACCCACGTCTGCTTTTATTCTAAAGAAACATTTGAATTGATTGCTAAAGTGAATAATTGGAATATTATTTACCCATCGACTAATGTTGTGCTATTCAAAAGCCTTTCCTCAAGTTAA
- a CDS encoding rhodanese-related sulfurtransferase: MLRKSDKKYRILLYYKYIKIDDAETYAKRHLKFCKALGVMGRILVADEGINGTVSGTPDQCDAYVQALHMDPRFSDMEFKIDESNGHAFKKIFVRYRKEIVTLSLEDDLDPNEISGNHLSPKEFMEALETDDVLIIDARNDYEYDIGHFRNAIRPDVASFREFPQWIKENMEQFKDKKILAYCTGGIRCEKFTGLLVREGFKDVNQLHGGIIKYSQHPDTQGKYFEGKCYVFDERISVPVNFTGEDIVIAKCRHCGKPCDRYINCAHMDCNMQFFCCEECDEKFKHSCSKECMSAEHRREPVTSA, from the coding sequence ATGTTGAGAAAGAGCGATAAAAAATACCGGATACTGCTTTATTATAAATACATCAAAATTGATGATGCCGAAACATATGCAAAAAGGCATCTGAAGTTTTGTAAAGCTCTTGGTGTAATGGGAAGGATACTTGTTGCAGATGAAGGAATAAACGGAACAGTCTCCGGTACTCCCGATCAATGTGATGCTTATGTGCAAGCACTTCACATGGATCCGCGCTTTTCTGATATGGAATTTAAGATTGATGAATCAAACGGGCATGCTTTCAAAAAGATATTTGTCCGTTACAGAAAGGAAATTGTTACTCTAAGTCTCGAGGATGACCTGGATCCAAATGAGATAAGCGGTAACCACCTCTCACCAAAGGAATTTATGGAGGCTCTTGAGACAGATGATGTCCTTATAATAGATGCGCGCAATGATTATGAGTATGATATTGGACACTTTAGAAATGCCATACGTCCCGATGTAGCATCATTCAGGGAGTTTCCACAATGGATAAAAGAGAACATGGAGCAGTTTAAGGATAAAAAGATACTTGCGTATTGTACCGGGGGGATTCGTTGCGAAAAGTTCACTGGGCTTCTTGTCAGGGAAGGCTTTAAAGACGTAAACCAGCTTCACGGAGGCATAATTAAATATTCCCAACATCCAGACACACAGGGAAAATATTTTGAAGGCAAATGTTATGTCTTTGATGAACGTATCTCTGTTCCTGTGAATTTTACCGGGGAAGACATCGTGATTGCGAAATGCCGTCACTGCGGAAAACCCTGTGATCGCTACATTAATTGCGCCCACATGGACTGCAACATGCAGTTTTTCTGTTGTGAGGAGTGCGATGAGAAATTCAAACACTCTTGTTCGAAAGAGTGTATGAGCGCAGAACACCGTCGCGAACCTGTTACCTCAGCCTAG
- a CDS encoding M3 family oligoendopeptidase, with protein sequence MRFREFPYSRPDINDIETKFDSLIEKFESANTADDQDGVLTEINELRSHYNTMREINSINYTIDTTNEEIEKEHDYFDSVKPLFAGMMYRFYKTLLASKFRNELEEKRGSYIFELAEVGVKIYSPDIVEDLKEENQLVTRYVKLMASAKIDFEGEERNLAGLAPFSSSTDRDLRKRASEAKWNFFAENETEFDEIYDKLVKVRDRIAKKLGYKNFIQLGYDRMRRTEYGPEQASKFRDHVLNYIVPLSLKVKEKQKKRLGIDNMFYYDLDLQFHTGNPTPKGDPEWIISNAKQMYKEFSPETEEFMNLMVDKELMDLYNKKGKATGGYCTFLPDYKVPFIFANMNGTSDDIRVFTHEAGHAFQAYASRNFPVPEYSHPTLEACEIHSMSMEYLTWPWMKFFFKEDAEKFKIIHLERSVAFIPYGVSIDEFQHFVYENPEATPAERKAKWREIEKKYMPYRDYENNDFLNRGGFWQAQTHVYRFPFYYIDYCLAEICAYQFWIKSLENRDKAWEDYLRLCNAGGSMSFLNLVELAGLNSPFEAETVKNAVAKVGEWLDQVDESTL encoded by the coding sequence ATGAGGTTTAGAGAATTCCCTTACAGCAGACCCGACATTAATGATATCGAAACGAAGTTCGACTCATTAATAGAAAAATTTGAATCAGCTAATACTGCAGATGATCAAGATGGTGTTTTGACAGAGATCAACGAATTGCGAAGCCATTATAATACCATGAGAGAGATTAACTCTATTAATTATACCATAGATACCACAAATGAGGAAATTGAAAAAGAACATGATTATTTTGACTCTGTAAAGCCACTTTTTGCAGGCATGATGTATAGATTTTATAAGACCCTACTTGCTTCAAAGTTCAGAAACGAGTTGGAAGAAAAAAGGGGTAGTTACATTTTTGAACTTGCTGAGGTTGGTGTAAAAATATACAGCCCTGATATTGTAGAAGATTTGAAGGAAGAGAATCAGCTTGTTACACGTTACGTCAAACTAATGGCATCTGCCAAAATAGATTTTGAAGGAGAAGAGAGGAATCTTGCAGGGCTGGCACCGTTTTCATCTTCTACTGACAGGGATCTAAGGAAAAGAGCTTCAGAAGCTAAATGGAATTTCTTTGCTGAAAATGAAACTGAATTTGACGAGATATATGATAAGCTAGTAAAGGTAAGAGACCGTATTGCGAAAAAGCTCGGCTACAAAAATTTTATTCAGCTTGGCTATGACAGGATGAGGAGGACAGAATACGGTCCAGAACAGGCATCAAAGTTCAGAGATCATGTTTTGAACTATATCGTACCGCTCTCATTAAAAGTAAAGGAAAAGCAGAAAAAACGTCTCGGTATAGATAATATGTTTTATTATGATCTTGATCTGCAATTTCATACAGGTAACCCTACCCCAAAAGGCGATCCTGAATGGATAATATCTAATGCTAAGCAGATGTATAAGGAATTTTCTCCGGAGACTGAAGAGTTTATGAATCTTATGGTTGATAAGGAATTGATGGACCTTTATAACAAAAAAGGAAAAGCTACTGGAGGATATTGTACTTTCCTTCCGGATTATAAAGTGCCATTTATTTTTGCAAATATGAACGGAACATCCGATGACATTCGTGTATTTACTCATGAAGCCGGACATGCTTTCCAGGCTTATGCCAGCAGAAATTTCCCGGTACCGGAATATTCTCATCCGACTCTCGAAGCTTGTGAGATTCACTCTATGAGCATGGAATACCTTACATGGCCATGGATGAAGTTCTTCTTTAAAGAAGACGCTGAGAAGTTCAAAATTATTCACCTTGAAAGATCTGTTGCCTTCATCCCATATGGAGTTTCCATTGATGAGTTTCAACATTTTGTTTACGAAAATCCGGAAGCCACACCTGCTGAACGAAAAGCAAAGTGGCGCGAAATTGAGAAGAAGTATATGCCCTACAGGGATTACGAAAACAATGACTTCTTAAATAGAGGTGGTTTTTGGCAGGCACAGACACACGTTTACAGATTCCCGTTCTATTATATAGATTATTGTTTGGCTGAAATATGTGCGTACCAGTTCTGGATAAAATCTCTCGAAAATAGGGATAAAGCCTGGGAAGATTATCTCCGCCTTTGTAATGCTGGTGGGAGTATGTCATTCCTAAACCTAGTTGAACTGGCAGGACTTAATTCACCGTTTGAAGCTGAAACGGTAAAGAATGCCGTTGCAAAAGTAGGTGAATGGCTGGACCAGGTTGATGAATCAACTTTATAA
- a CDS encoding acyltransferase, translating to MDNNGNVKRERMHDLDWLRVIAIILLLYFHTGMVFISWSWYFMQDTQTSYVLDELTLFLSHWRMALLFLISGAGTLFALSYRSGFQYTRERFKRLLIPLIFGILVIIPPQIYYELVKHGWEFSSYLEFNQRYFEGGLYPLGDFSWHHLWFIGYLLLYSILGLPVFLYFRSAGGKKLLAKLATFIAPKGRIYLLAIPLMIIQLLLQDKFTGFHNLIDDIANFAFFFLFFLYGFIICSNNILWDSIQRQRRMSLIIAICSFTILFLSRNLEFDMNYVPYWIIETIVAWSWVMAILGYGRQYLNFKTKFLSYANEGIYPFYILHQTVLVILAYYVIQWDIPVVMKFLLLSTATLIICILIYDLIVRRNSVTRFLFGMKPLQVKSYNIENLPVNKKFKANKIYFTKERIQNEV from the coding sequence ATGGATAATAACGGAAACGTAAAGAGGGAGCGAATGCATGACCTTGATTGGCTCAGGGTTATTGCAATAATATTGTTGTTGTATTTTCATACTGGGATGGTATTTATAAGCTGGTCATGGTATTTTATGCAGGATACTCAGACTAGTTATGTTCTTGATGAATTGACGCTGTTCCTTTCCCACTGGAGAATGGCACTCCTATTCCTTATATCCGGTGCAGGTACACTTTTCGCCTTGAGTTACAGAAGCGGTTTTCAATACACACGTGAGAGATTTAAACGCCTTTTGATCCCGCTTATATTCGGAATATTGGTCATTATTCCTCCACAGATATACTATGAATTGGTAAAGCACGGCTGGGAGTTTTCGAGTTATCTGGAATTTAATCAGAGATATTTTGAGGGAGGTCTATATCCGCTCGGCGATTTTAGCTGGCATCATCTTTGGTTTATAGGTTACCTGCTTTTATATTCGATTCTGGGATTGCCTGTTTTCCTATATTTCAGATCTGCTGGCGGTAAAAAGTTGCTGGCAAAGCTGGCAACATTCATTGCCCCGAAGGGAAGGATCTATCTTTTGGCAATACCGCTTATGATAATCCAACTATTACTTCAGGATAAATTTACGGGGTTCCATAATCTGATTGATGATATAGCAAACTTTGCGTTCTTCTTTTTATTCTTCTTATATGGATTTATTATATGCTCAAATAATATATTGTGGGATTCTATTCAAAGGCAGAGAAGAATGTCTCTTATAATTGCTATTTGCTCCTTTACAATATTGTTCCTTTCACGTAATCTTGAATTCGATATGAATTATGTCCCTTATTGGATTATAGAGACAATTGTTGCGTGGTCGTGGGTTATGGCTATACTTGGTTACGGTCGCCAGTATCTGAACTTTAAGACAAAATTTCTAAGTTATGCAAATGAAGGAATATACCCGTTTTATATATTACATCAAACTGTGCTTGTGATACTTGCCTACTATGTTATACAGTGGGATATTCCTGTTGTGATGAAGTTTCTGCTTTTAAGTACTGCTACACTTATTATATGTATTCTTATTTATGATCTTATTGTCAGAAGAAATAGTGTGACAAGGTTTCTATTTGGAATGAAACCATTACAAGTAAAATCGTATAATATTGAAAATTTACCTGTAAATAAAAAATTTAAAGCCAACAAAATTTACTTTACGAAAGAAAGGATCCAGAATGAGGTTTAG
- a CDS encoding M3 family oligoendopeptidase — translation MHFKDMEYVRPDMEKVRADMGELLKEFEKAGSFEEQDAVIQKVNSLRIDFISMRVLAFINYSVNTADENFQAEQDYFDDKYPEYSELIAEYYKLLVNSQYRLQIEQKYGKQFFNVAEMLLKTINPEVVNSLKTENHYGSQYLKLIASAKINFDGKELNLQEFKPYFESLDRDIRRKAFEAYWNFFEENGTAFDELYDKMVANRNDIAQKLGYKTFVDLAYMRMERSDYNADDVARFRGYVKEHIVPLSNKLRELQKERLGLGELKVYDMPIFYKNGNAQPKGDPEWIVEQGKKMYDELSPETGKFFNYMIDHGLMDLYSRKGKADMGYCDFVPKYKNPFIFANMNGTEYDITVLTHEAGHAFQAYSSSHFPIKEYFDTTSDAAEIHSMSMEFLTWPWMNLFFGDQTEKFKYAHMASTMLFLPYGCLVDEYQHYVYENPSDSPEQRRMKWLELEKEYMPFIDYDGIKPLVEGRRWQKQGHIYEVPFYYIDYCLAQICAYQFWKKANENREEALEDYIKLCKAGGSQSFLDLVKYANLKSPFDPQCIKDMVNSVEDWLSGVEHMSL, via the coding sequence ATGCATTTCAAAGACATGGAATACGTTCGTCCTGACATGGAGAAAGTTAGGGCTGATATGGGAGAACTTCTAAAAGAGTTCGAGAAAGCCGGATCATTTGAGGAACAGGATGCTGTTATCCAAAAAGTAAATTCATTAAGGATAGATTTCATTTCGATGAGGGTTCTTGCCTTTATTAATTATTCGGTTAATACTGCAGATGAAAATTTTCAGGCAGAACAGGACTATTTCGATGATAAATATCCCGAATATTCCGAGTTAATTGCTGAATATTACAAGCTTCTGGTCAATTCCCAGTATAGGTTGCAGATAGAACAAAAATATGGCAAACAGTTTTTCAATGTTGCCGAAATGCTGCTAAAAACTATTAATCCGGAAGTGGTAAATTCTCTTAAAACAGAAAATCATTACGGAAGCCAGTATCTTAAATTGATTGCTTCTGCAAAAATAAATTTTGACGGAAAAGAGCTTAACCTGCAGGAGTTCAAACCCTACTTTGAATCGCTCGACAGGGATATAAGAAGAAAAGCTTTTGAAGCGTACTGGAATTTCTTTGAGGAGAACGGTACCGCCTTTGACGAACTCTATGATAAGATGGTTGCTAACAGGAATGATATCGCGCAAAAGCTCGGCTACAAAACTTTTGTAGATCTTGCTTACATGAGAATGGAAAGATCCGATTACAATGCTGACGATGTCGCCCGCTTCCGCGGGTATGTTAAAGAACACATTGTTCCGCTTTCAAATAAACTCCGTGAACTGCAAAAAGAGCGTCTTGGGCTCGGCGAATTAAAAGTTTACGATATGCCGATCTTTTACAAGAATGGGAATGCTCAGCCTAAAGGTGATCCCGAGTGGATAGTTGAGCAGGGAAAGAAAATGTATGACGAGCTTTCACCCGAGACAGGTAAGTTCTTTAATTACATGATCGATCATGGATTGATGGACCTGTATTCTCGAAAAGGCAAAGCGGACATGGGATACTGTGACTTCGTACCAAAATATAAGAACCCGTTTATCTTTGCTAATATGAACGGTACTGAGTACGACATTACAGTACTTACTCATGAGGCAGGTCATGCTTTCCAGGCTTATTCCAGCAGTCATTTCCCAATCAAAGAATATTTTGATACTACCTCCGATGCTGCGGAGATACACTCTATGAGTATGGAATTTCTTACATGGCCCTGGATGAACCTCTTCTTTGGTGATCAAACAGAGAAATTCAAATACGCTCATATGGCCAGCACGATGTTATTCCTGCCATATGGATGTCTGGTAGATGAATACCAGCACTATGTATATGAAAATCCGAGTGACTCTCCCGAACAAAGAAGAATGAAATGGCTTGAACTCGAAAAAGAGTATATGCCGTTTATTGATTATGACGGAATAAAGCCCCTTGTCGAAGGTCGCAGGTGGCAGAAGCAAGGTCATATATATGAAGTGCCCTTCTATTATATAGATTATTGCCTGGCGCAGATTTGTGCTTACCAGTTCTGGAAAAAGGCTAATGAAAACCGTGAGGAAGCCTTGGAAGATTATATTAAGCTTTGCAAAGCAGGTGGAAGCCAGTCATTCCTTGACCTCGTAAAATATGCAAACCTGAAATCACCTTTCGATCCTCAATGTATTAAAGATATGGTAAATAGTGTTGAAGATTGGCTTTCAGGTGTTGAACACATGAGCCTATAG
- a CDS encoding class I SAM-dependent methyltransferase: protein MHEYSKTISRFYDSVYDKMRTPVDREFYIDEIVKAGGPVLEVGVGTGRIFVEALNRGADIYGIDISENMLEILREKLPESEQHRVSLADMRDFDLSKKFKLIIVPFRIFQHLLTPDEQVSALQSIKKHLDTDGKLIFDVFVPNLKRITEVVENKLELSAEYAPGKIVERYLDSVPDNINQIINITFTFKWNENGEEMTEKDSFPFRYYFRYELENLIARSGLNLMKIYGDFNYGELNNSSTEFVVLCNN from the coding sequence ATGCACGAATATTCCAAAACGATAAGCAGGTTTTATGATTCGGTTTACGATAAAATGCGTACACCTGTCGACCGGGAATTTTATATTGATGAGATTGTAAAAGCAGGCGGTCCCGTCCTGGAGGTCGGAGTGGGTACCGGGCGTATCTTTGTCGAAGCACTGAACCGCGGCGCGGATATTTACGGGATAGACATAAGCGAAAACATGCTCGAAATTCTGCGAGAGAAGCTTCCCGAATCGGAACAACACAGGGTCTCACTTGCTGATATGAGAGACTTTGACCTTAGCAAGAAATTTAAACTTATTATTGTACCGTTCCGGATATTCCAGCATTTGCTTACACCCGATGAACAGGTAAGTGCTCTGCAGTCTATCAAAAAACATCTCGATACAGATGGTAAACTGATATTCGACGTATTCGTCCCTAATTTGAAACGTATTACAGAAGTAGTGGAAAACAAACTTGAACTTTCGGCAGAGTATGCTCCTGGAAAGATCGTTGAGCGTTATCTCGATTCTGTCCCGGATAATATAAACCAGATCATCAATATTACTTTCACTTTTAAATGGAATGAGAACGGTGAGGAGATGACGGAAAAGGATTCGTTTCCATTCAGATACTATTTCCGCTACGAACTGGAAAATCTAATAGCGAGATCAGGCTTAAATTTAATGAAAATTTATGGCGATTTTAATTATGGGGAGCTAAACAATTCTTCTACTGAATTCGTAGTATTATGCAACAATTGA
- the rsgA gene encoding ribosome small subunit-dependent GTPase A, which yields MNLNNYGWNETLQEEFDRISESGLTPARVSIRNKNNYLLHTTEGEVTGELSGKMLYEIEDGIIEDGFPCVGDWVAVRLFPDEDKAIIQKLLTRKSKFSRKEAGVKTVEQVIAANIDTVFLMMSLNKDFNLRRLERYMVLASESNVNAVVVLSKADLCEDIEQMKNDVRTVSKEIPVHVVSSLTGEGLDELKQYFEGDKTISVMGSSGVGKSTLINALLGEEKMKVNNITEYKDKGTHTTTHRELVLLPKGGMIIDTPGMREIQLWEGERGVEQAFDEIEELIHKCKFSDCTHTNEPGCAIQEALESGEIDEDRYKSYLKLKREAMYFERRNDKRAMITEKKKWKAITKSVRKLNKYKK from the coding sequence ATGAATCTGAATAATTACGGTTGGAATGAAACTCTCCAGGAGGAATTTGACCGGATCTCTGAATCCGGTCTTACTCCTGCTCGTGTTTCCATACGAAATAAAAACAATTACTTATTGCACACTACGGAAGGTGAAGTAACAGGAGAATTATCCGGCAAGATGCTCTATGAGATCGAAGACGGTATTATTGAGGATGGTTTTCCGTGCGTCGGTGACTGGGTAGCAGTTCGGCTATTTCCTGACGAGGATAAAGCTATAATACAAAAACTTCTCACTCGCAAAAGCAAGTTCTCCCGCAAGGAAGCAGGTGTAAAGACTGTCGAGCAGGTCATAGCCGCTAACATTGATACTGTATTTCTTATGATGTCGCTCAATAAGGATTTTAATCTCCGCCGTCTCGAGCGGTATATGGTTCTCGCATCGGAAAGTAATGTGAATGCCGTTGTCGTCCTCAGTAAGGCGGACCTCTGCGAAGACATTGAACAAATGAAAAACGATGTGCGGACGGTCTCAAAGGAAATACCTGTCCATGTAGTCAGCTCTTTAACCGGTGAGGGTCTCGATGAACTTAAACAATACTTCGAAGGTGACAAAACTATTTCCGTAATGGGGTCATCCGGTGTCGGTAAGTCAACCCTGATAAATGCTCTTCTCGGTGAAGAGAAGATGAAAGTAAACAATATAACAGAATACAAAGATAAAGGTACTCATACGACCACTCACCGTGAGCTCGTTCTGCTACCTAAAGGAGGTATGATAATAGACACTCCGGGTATGAGAGAGATCCAGCTGTGGGAAGGTGAGAGGGGTGTGGAACAGGCATTCGATGAGATAGAGGAGCTTATTCACAAGTGCAAATTCTCAGACTGTACACACACAAATGAACCGGGATGCGCAATACAGGAAGCGCTTGAATCCGGTGAGATCGATGAGGACAGGTACAAAAGCTACCTTAAGCTAAAGCGTGAAGCGATGTATTTTGAAAGAAGAAATGATAAGCGGGCTATGATCACAGAAAAAAAGAAGTGGAAGGCTATTACTAAAAGTGTCCGCAAATTAAATAAGTATAAAAAATAA
- a CDS encoding GNAT family N-acetyltransferase, with amino-acid sequence MNIKLKEITKDNLIDIFKLKVKQHQKTFVSPNVYSIAESKVYDNFSPKAIYAGEALVGFLMYGTNPEKENEVWIIRLMVDEQFQGRGFGKQAMLVAIELLKQIYNPPAIYLSFEPGNELAKNFYHSLGFKDTGEILYGELVHRLDLEN; translated from the coding sequence ATGAATATTAAGCTTAAGGAAATAACTAAAGATAATTTAATTGATATTTTTAAGTTGAAAGTTAAACAACATCAGAAGACCTTTGTTTCTCCAAACGTCTATTCGATAGCTGAGTCAAAGGTTTATGATAATTTCAGCCCTAAAGCAATCTATGCCGGTGAAGCATTAGTTGGTTTCTTAATGTATGGTACCAATCCAGAGAAAGAAAATGAAGTCTGGATAATTCGATTAATGGTAGATGAGCAATTCCAGGGCAGAGGTTTTGGAAAACAAGCCATGTTAGTAGCAATCGAATTGCTGAAACAAATTTATAACCCTCCGGCTATCTATTTAAGCTTTGAGCCAGGGAATGAGTTAGCAAAGAATTTTTATCACTCTCTTGGATTTAAAGATACAGGAGAGATACTTTATGGCGAGCTTGTTCACCGCTTGGATTTAGAAAATTAA